From the Osmerus eperlanus chromosome 19, fOsmEpe2.1, whole genome shotgun sequence genome, one window contains:
- the thap12a gene encoding THAP domain containing 12a, with protein sequence MANNCAFSSCSSNNCSLPSLPPLFRFPRNSERCKKWIENCNRIDLEDKTPDELYRQYRLCAKHFKDSVMETTLHNTALKEDAIPTIFDSSGQPTNPTSGQCKRKGEIQDDPQDSKVKKDDLIEKTEDDSQIIMENTDPREIIKSICEVLLVLSKQNIPLNRHAVDVQESVTLSNVQALLEYRMSVGNQVLTPGKELCSSTQLSQMLEVCENGVREEFLQEVRESRFFSLVTDDLVDIEEQCHLPVFLRFVDQSNCLREEFVGLLPFQGDEETLTEQLLSMVTDKWGLNIENCRGQAHLCSGVHASKMKAISTRLTEKYPMILHSTLSTFALNTFLVNSMSLSGPQIVMSTFKKIESFFKDAPSLKLELENAISIFYQGREEKTNELKEACRTSWTLRHDAFEVAVDIIESLLLCVDSVHDNEDMRWSDEVTHNALEISTALADFEFIIALVVLKNTLSFTRAFGKNLQGQATDTYFAANNLTAVLHSLNEVSDNIDVYHEFWFEEAINLASAMEIQVKVPRLYLRKHRSESGTEVQPENYYKEHLSVPVVTHVLNEMKDLFTESHVKAMKCLLLVPAVMGQLKFNASEENMDVFKNDLPNAETLPAELHCWWVKWKHRVKDVTTLPSSVPETLLLAEVKFFPNVLAFLKVLATLPFLTAESSCDAARKRLKLYVENTPGDHRSKSIIFLNMHYNATHNLDFIVDTYMEKYPEKE encoded by the exons ATGGCGAACAACTGTGCTTTTTCAAGTTGTTCAAGTAACAACTGCAGTCTGCCcagccttcctcccctcttcaggTTCCCAAGAAACAGCGAAAG ATGCAAGAAGTGGATTGAAAACTGCAATCGCATTGATCTTGAAGACAAAACCCCAGACGAGTTGTACAGACAGTACAGACTTTGTGCGAAACACTTCAAAGATTCAGTGATGGAAACAACT CTTCACAACACTGCATTGAAGGAGGATGCTATACCAACCATATTTGATTCATCAGGCCAGCCCACTAACCCCACAAGTGGACAGTGCAAGCGGAAGGGAGAA ATTCAAGATGATCCACAGGACAGTAAAGTGAAGAAAG ATGACTTAATAGAGAAAACCGAAGATGACTCCCAAATAATTATGGAAAACACAGACCCCAGAGAGATCATAAAATCCATTTGTGAAGTTCTTCTGGTGCTAAGCAAACAAAATATTCCCTTGAACAGGCATGCTGTAGATGTACAGGAGAGCGTCACTCTGAGTAATGTGCAGGCATTGTTAGAATATAGAATGAGTGTTGGGAATCAAGTGTTGACTCCTGGAAAAgagctctgctcctccacacaACTGAGTCAAAtgttggaggtgtgtgagaaTGGGGTTCGCGAGGAGTTCCTGCAGGAGGTCAGAGAAAGTCGCTTCTTCTCACTAGTCACAGATGATTTGGTGGACATAGAAGAGCAGTGCCACCTCCCTGTTTTTTTGCGATTTGTGGACCAGTCTAACTGCCTGCGGGAGGAGTTTGTCGGACTGCTTCCTTTtcagggagatgaggagacccTAACAGAGCAACTGCTATCTATGGTAACTGACAAGTGGGGCCTGAATATAGAAAACTGCAGAGGGCAAGCCCACTTGTGCTCTGGTGTGCATGCCAGCAAAATGAAAGCCATCTCTACCAGGTTAACAGAGAAGTATCCTATGATACTGCATTCGACATTGTCAACATTTGCTTTGAACACCTTTCTGGTAAATAGTATGTCACTGTCAGGGCCGCAGATTGTCATGTCTACTTTTAAGAAGATTGAGTCCTTTTTCAAGGATGCCCCTTCACTGAAATTAGAGTTAGAAAATGCCATCTCGATATTCTATCAAGGCAGGGAAGAGAAAACCAATGAGTTGAAAGAGGCATGTCGTACCAGCTGGACATTAAGGCACGATGCGTTTGAGGTGGCAGTTGATATCATAGAATCTCTTTTGCTCTGTGTGGATAGTGttcatgacaatgaagacatgaGGTGGAGCGATGAAGTCACTCACAATGCTTTAGAAATATCTACAGCCCTGGCTGATTTTGAGTTCATTATAGCTTTGGTTGTGCTGAAAAACACCCTGTCGTTCACCCGTGCCTTTGGTAAGAACTTGCAAGGGCAAGCGACTGACACCTACTTTGCTGCAAATAATTTGACAGCTGTGTTGCACTCGCTGAATGAGGTCTCTGACAACATTGATGTGTATCACGAGTTCTGGTTTGAGGAAGCCATCAACCTAGCTTCTGCAATGGAGATCCAAGTTAAGGTTCCCAGGCTGTACCTGAGAAAGCATCGCTCCGAGTCTGGAACCGAGGTGCAGCCAGAGAATTACTACAAGGAACACCTGTCTGTCCCCGTCGTGACCCATGTCCTCAACGAAATGAAGGATCTGTTTACTGAAAGTCACGTCAAGGCCATGAAATGTCTGTTGCTGGTCCCTGCTGTCATGGGTCAACTGAAGTTCAACGCATCCGAGGAAAACATGGATGTGTTTAAAAATGACCTTCCGAATGCAGAGACTCTCCCTGCAGAGCTCCACTGCTGGTGGGTGAAGTGGAAGCACAGGGTCAAGGATGTCACCACTCTGCCCTCCAGTGTCCCCGAAACCCTGCTGCTGGCTGAAGTGAAATTCTTCCCCAATGTGCTTGCCTTCCTGAAGGTGCTTGCCACCTTGCCGTTTTTGACGGCTGAGAGCAGTTGTGATGCCGCCCGCAAACGGCTTAAACTGTACGTGGAAAATACACCTGGCGACCACAGATCCAAGAGTATTATTTTTTTGAACATGCATTATAATGCTACACACAACTTGGACTTCATTGTAGACACCTACATGGAGAAGTACCCTGAGAAAGAATGA
- the si:ch211-266i6.3 gene encoding cytoskeleton-associated protein 2 isoform X2, whose amino-acid sequence METISKVKVNLKKGNKENTRPASGLTKTLNTREVSKTVTTSFAPLHSKVDEKEIILGQEADVVKKVKTGQKDARAASDAKSRHTLSQAFLTKQAVRQRKLVTEAPKPQASIPPKPAPGTYKGRVVQSKIGAIWKSSCSLDGGVENKASTKPSVPKVETQKTTNFTKVKSKSIADLHGRGTQKRPQGQPSKSVSDGPNPVSKCPAASRTAAARDAGPPARHASCGYLARASSTKPAMVSKGTESRRTKPKRPVGNPKVNKPAVSSTLSQYRVHTDTAEERKAKLAEWLASKGKTLKRPPMTSRAAPITRLVEVIEVQAPSQIIPEPEYSGEPQPPAQTETKPQPGLQAPEPNTAPPPDNNQEPELLTACASSPLIMNTTLDLLDNSDMDLPVDPEVRIDDVVVNLCNVLEAMETPSQCVDEPQETQDEFEEENVVHDEPDNKENELPETVLDVKSEDDVKSEAEERASKKINESCSEEGESDCEDLTGTTPETQGASVVKYSVRTTPYLQSVKKTMEGEASATGSSRKNTIKDLKFLTPVRRSCRIQRKSSRLPGMLTDHDPCVSSLAELVQLDDDANAYIYRKNPALLEELPDHPRDLGKI is encoded by the exons ATGGAGACTATTTCAAAAGTAAAGGTCAACCTTAAAAAG GGTAACAAAGAGAACACGAGACCAGCAAGTGGTCTCACTAAGACCTTAAATACAAGGGAGGTCTCCAAAACAGTGACAACTTCATTTGCTCCTTTGCATTCAAAGGTTGATGAAAAGGAAATTATTCTGGGACAGGAAGCAGATGTTGTGAAAAAGGTCAAGACAGGGCAGAAAGATGCAAGGGCAGCAAGTGATGCTAAATCACGCCATACACTTAGCCAGGCTTTCCTCACCAAACAGGCTGTCAGACAGAGAAAGCTTGTCACAGAGGCTCCAAAGCCACAGGCTTCCATACCCCCTAAGCCTGCACCAGGCACCTACAAAGGCAGAGTTGTCCAGTCCAAAATTGGGGCTATCTGGAAGTCTAGTTGTAGCTTGGATGGAGGAGTAGAAAACAAAGCATCCACAAAACCATCAGTGCCCAAGGTTGAAACACAGAAGACTACAAATTTTACCAAAGTCAAATCCAAATCCATTGCTGATTTGCATGGGCGTGGCACACAGAAGCGTCCTCAAGGTCAACCCTCCAAATCCGTGTCTGACGGGCCAAATCCGGTCTCCAAATGCCCTGCTGCCAGCAGGACTGCAGCCGCTCGCGATGCAGGTCCCCCTGCCCGACATGCTTCATGTGGATACCTGGCACGTGCCAGCTCCACTAAGCCTGCTATGGTATCCAAGGGAACAGAGTCACGGAGAACCAAGCCCAAGAGGCCTGTTGGAAATCCGAAGGTCAACAAGCCTGCTGTATCAAGCACCCTCAGTCAGTACAGAGTACACACGGACACTGctgaagagagaaa AGCAAAGCTGGCAGAGTGGTTAGCATCCAAAGGGAAGACTTTGAAAAGACCCCCGATGACATCGCGGGCAGCCCCAATAACcagactggttgaggtgatTGAAGTCCAGGCCCCATCCCAAATAATCCCTGAGCCAGAGTACAGTGGTGAGCCTCAACCTCCTGCCCAGACTGAGACTAAACCACAGCCTGGTCTGCAAGCTCCAGAGCCCAACactgctcctccacctgacaACAACCAGGAACCAGAGCTGCTGACTGCATGTGCCTCAAGTCCTCTGATCATGAACACAACTTTAGACCTGCTTGACAACTCTGATATGGACCTCCCGGTTGACCCAGAGGTCAGAATTGATGAT GTTGTAGTAAACCTTTGTAATGTTTTGGAGGCCATGGAGACGCCCTCTCAGTGTGTAGATG AACCACAAGAGACACAGGATGAATTTGAGGAGGAGAATGTGGTACACGATGAGCCAGATAACAAGGAGAACGAATTGCCTGAGACTGTTTTAGATGTCAAGTCAGAGGATGATGTAAAGAGTGAGGCTGAAGAGAGGGCGTCAAAGAAGATAAACGAGTCCTGTAGCGAGGAAGGGGAATCTGATTGTGAGGACCTGACGGGGACCACGCCAGAGACTCAAGGAGCATCTGTGGTGAAATACAGCGTGAGGACAACTCCGTACCTGCAAAG TGTCAAGAAAACCATGGAGGGTGAAGCAAGTGCTACTGGCTCGAGTAGGAAGAACACCATAAAGGACCTCAAGTTCCTGACACCAGTGCGTCGTTCCTGTCGCATCCAACGCAAGTCATCCCGCCTGCCTGGCATGCTGACTGACCACGACCCCTGTGTGTCGTCGCTGGCTGAACTGGTGCAGCTGGATGACGATGCCAATGCCTACATTTACAGGAAGAACCCAGCTCTCCTGGAGGAGCTTCCAGACCATCCAAGAGACCTTGGGAAGATCTGA
- the si:ch211-266i6.3 gene encoding cytoskeleton-associated protein 2 isoform X1 produces MRPYEDVVATLDLGYLTNPQFWTVFGDVENAMETISKVKVNLKKGNKENTRPASGLTKTLNTREVSKTVTTSFAPLHSKVDEKEIILGQEADVVKKVKTGQKDARAASDAKSRHTLSQAFLTKQAVRQRKLVTEAPKPQASIPPKPAPGTYKGRVVQSKIGAIWKSSCSLDGGVENKASTKPSVPKVETQKTTNFTKVKSKSIADLHGRGTQKRPQGQPSKSVSDGPNPVSKCPAASRTAAARDAGPPARHASCGYLARASSTKPAMVSKGTESRRTKPKRPVGNPKVNKPAVSSTLSQYRVHTDTAEERKAKLAEWLASKGKTLKRPPMTSRAAPITRLVEVIEVQAPSQIIPEPEYSGEPQPPAQTETKPQPGLQAPEPNTAPPPDNNQEPELLTACASSPLIMNTTLDLLDNSDMDLPVDPEVRIDDVVVNLCNVLEAMETPSQCVDEPQETQDEFEEENVVHDEPDNKENELPETVLDVKSEDDVKSEAEERASKKINESCSEEGESDCEDLTGTTPETQGASVVKYSVRTTPYLQSVKKTMEGEASATGSSRKNTIKDLKFLTPVRRSCRIQRKSSRLPGMLTDHDPCVSSLAELVQLDDDANAYIYRKNPALLEELPDHPRDLGKI; encoded by the exons ATGAGACCGTACGAAGACGTTGTTGCGACGCTAGACCTAGGATATCTGACAAATCCTCAGTTTT GGACTGTGTTTGGGGACGTCGAAAACGCAATGGAGACTATTTCAAAAGTAAAGGTCAACCTTAAAAAG GGTAACAAAGAGAACACGAGACCAGCAAGTGGTCTCACTAAGACCTTAAATACAAGGGAGGTCTCCAAAACAGTGACAACTTCATTTGCTCCTTTGCATTCAAAGGTTGATGAAAAGGAAATTATTCTGGGACAGGAAGCAGATGTTGTGAAAAAGGTCAAGACAGGGCAGAAAGATGCAAGGGCAGCAAGTGATGCTAAATCACGCCATACACTTAGCCAGGCTTTCCTCACCAAACAGGCTGTCAGACAGAGAAAGCTTGTCACAGAGGCTCCAAAGCCACAGGCTTCCATACCCCCTAAGCCTGCACCAGGCACCTACAAAGGCAGAGTTGTCCAGTCCAAAATTGGGGCTATCTGGAAGTCTAGTTGTAGCTTGGATGGAGGAGTAGAAAACAAAGCATCCACAAAACCATCAGTGCCCAAGGTTGAAACACAGAAGACTACAAATTTTACCAAAGTCAAATCCAAATCCATTGCTGATTTGCATGGGCGTGGCACACAGAAGCGTCCTCAAGGTCAACCCTCCAAATCCGTGTCTGACGGGCCAAATCCGGTCTCCAAATGCCCTGCTGCCAGCAGGACTGCAGCCGCTCGCGATGCAGGTCCCCCTGCCCGACATGCTTCATGTGGATACCTGGCACGTGCCAGCTCCACTAAGCCTGCTATGGTATCCAAGGGAACAGAGTCACGGAGAACCAAGCCCAAGAGGCCTGTTGGAAATCCGAAGGTCAACAAGCCTGCTGTATCAAGCACCCTCAGTCAGTACAGAGTACACACGGACACTGctgaagagagaaa AGCAAAGCTGGCAGAGTGGTTAGCATCCAAAGGGAAGACTTTGAAAAGACCCCCGATGACATCGCGGGCAGCCCCAATAACcagactggttgaggtgatTGAAGTCCAGGCCCCATCCCAAATAATCCCTGAGCCAGAGTACAGTGGTGAGCCTCAACCTCCTGCCCAGACTGAGACTAAACCACAGCCTGGTCTGCAAGCTCCAGAGCCCAACactgctcctccacctgacaACAACCAGGAACCAGAGCTGCTGACTGCATGTGCCTCAAGTCCTCTGATCATGAACACAACTTTAGACCTGCTTGACAACTCTGATATGGACCTCCCGGTTGACCCAGAGGTCAGAATTGATGAT GTTGTAGTAAACCTTTGTAATGTTTTGGAGGCCATGGAGACGCCCTCTCAGTGTGTAGATG AACCACAAGAGACACAGGATGAATTTGAGGAGGAGAATGTGGTACACGATGAGCCAGATAACAAGGAGAACGAATTGCCTGAGACTGTTTTAGATGTCAAGTCAGAGGATGATGTAAAGAGTGAGGCTGAAGAGAGGGCGTCAAAGAAGATAAACGAGTCCTGTAGCGAGGAAGGGGAATCTGATTGTGAGGACCTGACGGGGACCACGCCAGAGACTCAAGGAGCATCTGTGGTGAAATACAGCGTGAGGACAACTCCGTACCTGCAAAG TGTCAAGAAAACCATGGAGGGTGAAGCAAGTGCTACTGGCTCGAGTAGGAAGAACACCATAAAGGACCTCAAGTTCCTGACACCAGTGCGTCGTTCCTGTCGCATCCAACGCAAGTCATCCCGCCTGCCTGGCATGCTGACTGACCACGACCCCTGTGTGTCGTCGCTGGCTGAACTGGTGCAGCTGGATGACGATGCCAATGCCTACATTTACAGGAAGAACCCAGCTCTCCTGGAGGAGCTTCCAGACCATCCAAGAGACCTTGGGAAGATCTGA